In Ruminiclostridium papyrosolvens DSM 2782, the following proteins share a genomic window:
- a CDS encoding phosphatase PAP2 family protein, which yields MANNIMTESNMKNKNNKILINTIFLLILGLAFAGLVLLIKSGTINGFDSTVYDFLRSLKSHTTKKIVKFLGNIGDPQVNLYLGLATAALGIVVFANKEGYSRYISYSAAILVVSFLNPLLKDIFNRPHPDVEVDKFSFPSSHAAMAFIFYLVLYLVINKRIKIKAGRISLLAFCIIMPLIIGFSRVYLQNHYASDIIGGYVEAGIVFTIAMLSNSIYESFTAKK from the coding sequence TTGGCAAACAATATTATGACTGAATCAAATATGAAAAACAAAAATAATAAGATTTTAATAAATACTATATTTCTTCTGATATTGGGTCTTGCATTTGCAGGTCTGGTTCTGTTAATTAAGTCCGGTACTATAAATGGTTTTGACAGTACCGTTTATGATTTTTTGAGAAGTCTTAAATCACATACAACAAAAAAGATTGTTAAGTTTCTGGGAAATATAGGTGATCCACAGGTGAATCTTTATTTGGGATTGGCAACAGCAGCACTTGGTATTGTAGTTTTTGCTAACAAGGAAGGGTATTCCAGGTATATATCATATTCTGCTGCAATACTTGTTGTATCCTTTTTAAACCCTTTGCTAAAGGACATTTTTAACCGACCACACCCTGATGTGGAAGTGGACAAATTCTCCTTCCCGAGCAGCCATGCTGCAATGGCATTTATTTTTTATCTGGTGCTTTATCTTGTAATTAATAAACGTATTAAAATAAAAGCAGGCAGAATTTCACTTTTGGCTTTTTGTATAATAATGCCTCTGATAATCGGGTTTAGCCGTGTTTATCTTCAAAACCATTATGCAAGTGATATCATTGGAGGATATGTAGAGGCCGGAATAGTATTTACAATTGCGATGCTTTCCAACAGCATATATGAGAGTTTTACAGCAAAAAAATAA
- a CDS encoding glycosyltransferase family 2 protein: MSKKLLSIIVPVYNEQEVINETFKRLSGVFENYFMDVEYIFINDGSKDNTYLELREIALANPCVRVINFARNFGHQIAITAGMDYAKGDAVVIIDADLQDPPEVILQMVEQWEQGFEVVYGKRLQREGETFFKKFTAKMFYRFLDSMTDVKLPVDVGDFRLIDRKVCDAMKCLPERSRYVRGLVSWVGFKQTSVEYRREKRFAGETKYPLKKMLKLAGDGIFSFSYKPLKLATFAGMLVSIISFIYLIVVLIQRFVKNDIASGWASSMAVSLFLNGVMLIVIGIMGEYVGRIYEEVKARPLYIVGELLGFQDGTERKSEIK; encoded by the coding sequence ATGTCAAAGAAGTTATTATCAATAATTGTTCCGGTTTATAATGAACAGGAAGTAATAAATGAAACCTTTAAAAGGCTTTCCGGAGTGTTTGAAAACTATTTTATGGATGTTGAGTACATTTTTATAAATGACGGAAGTAAGGATAATACATATTTAGAACTCAGAGAAATTGCCTTGGCAAATCCGTGTGTGCGGGTAATAAATTTTGCAAGAAATTTCGGACATCAGATAGCTATTACCGCAGGGATGGATTATGCAAAGGGAGACGCTGTAGTAATAATAGATGCAGACTTGCAGGACCCGCCTGAAGTTATTCTTCAAATGGTGGAGCAATGGGAGCAGGGCTTTGAAGTGGTATATGGAAAAAGGCTTCAAAGAGAAGGGGAAACCTTCTTTAAAAAGTTTACTGCCAAAATGTTCTACCGTTTCCTTGACAGTATGACAGATGTCAAGCTACCTGTTGACGTAGGTGATTTCAGGCTTATTGACAGAAAAGTATGCGATGCAATGAAATGTCTCCCGGAGCGTTCAAGATATGTTAGAGGCTTGGTGAGTTGGGTCGGCTTCAAACAGACAAGTGTAGAGTACAGACGTGAAAAGAGATTTGCAGGCGAAACAAAGTATCCCCTTAAAAAGATGCTCAAGCTGGCAGGAGACGGAATATTTTCATTTTCGTATAAACCCTTGAAGCTTGCAACATTTGCAGGAATGCTTGTTTCTATAATAAGCTTTATATATCTGATTGTTGTTTTGATACAGAGATTTGTAAAAAACGATATTGCCTCAGGCTGGGCTTCATCAATGGCGGTATCCCTGTTCTTAAACGGTGTGATGCTGATAGTCATAGGCATTATGGGGGAATATGTCGGTAGGATATACGAAGAAGTAAAAGCCCGTCCATTATATATTGTAGGCGAGTTATTAGGATTTCAGGATGGGACTGAGAGGAAAAGCGAAATAAAATGA
- a CDS encoding glycosyltransferase family 39 protein, protein MKLKNRDALNKTIIILLTAFTAYLLYLNFLYSVYNNAFIFALMVIPAVLIVYLVSYKINISPLVFFVVIFLLAFAAKGLVAITSDALPISDFNTFYNCAVKLNSGDKSFGHGFYFKSFPYQTGPVIYYAMIMKLFGTGLLPLKLVNCFFMAGSNSLIYLIARKISNDYTARFVALLYLLYPAPYFLTPVLTNQHFAACMFMLSIYLLLETRINFAIRSVASGIFLSFGDAVRPLGVVILGGVVIWAVTQSIREKKLIRIVAAVVMIAAYFLMSFTFSSIVKKADINPEGLSNNYPLWKFVVGFNYETKGSFSYPDQYKIFYIQDFKQRNEVSKKVIKERISISPGKMLDLINTKQEIMWSYFDTMKWGFYNKENNTLVASETMKKYELPILKIEKMYYVLVFILMLAGLCLTLTRKKTGTGIMLIASIICCYFAAHALIEIQVRYRYFAMMLVFVLAAKGSELLMTGFYEYRKKYRLSA, encoded by the coding sequence ATGAAATTAAAAAACAGAGATGCATTAAATAAGACAATAATAATCCTACTGACAGCCTTTACAGCATATTTATTATATCTGAACTTTTTGTACTCTGTATATAATAATGCGTTTATATTTGCGTTGATGGTAATCCCGGCGGTACTAATAGTTTACTTGGTTTCATACAAGATAAATATATCACCGCTGGTATTTTTTGTGGTAATATTCCTCTTGGCATTTGCGGCTAAAGGTTTAGTCGCAATTACATCTGATGCACTGCCTATATCCGATTTTAACACATTCTATAATTGTGCCGTAAAGCTCAATAGCGGAGACAAGTCCTTCGGACATGGCTTTTATTTTAAGTCATTTCCATATCAGACAGGGCCGGTTATATACTATGCCATGATTATGAAATTATTTGGTACGGGGCTTCTGCCTTTGAAGCTTGTAAATTGCTTCTTTATGGCAGGCTCCAATTCCCTTATTTATCTTATTGCCAGAAAAATATCAAATGATTATACAGCAAGATTTGTGGCTTTATTGTATCTTTTGTATCCTGCGCCATATTTCCTGACTCCTGTACTTACAAATCAGCATTTTGCTGCATGTATGTTTATGCTTTCCATATATCTGCTTCTTGAAACCCGCATAAATTTTGCAATAAGAAGCGTTGCGTCCGGCATTTTTCTTTCCTTTGGTGATGCTGTCAGACCTCTTGGTGTGGTTATACTGGGAGGTGTTGTGATTTGGGCAGTTACACAATCCATAAGAGAAAAAAAGCTTATACGTATTGTTGCCGCAGTGGTTATGATTGCAGCATATTTCCTTATGAGTTTTACTTTTTCAAGCATAGTAAAAAAGGCGGACATAAACCCTGAAGGCTTGAGCAATAACTATCCTTTGTGGAAGTTTGTGGTGGGCTTCAATTACGAAACCAAGGGCTCATTCTCTTATCCTGACCAGTACAAAATATTTTATATACAGGATTTTAAACAGAGAAATGAAGTATCAAAGAAGGTGATCAAAGAACGCATATCCATAAGTCCGGGGAAAATGCTTGATTTGATTAATACAAAACAGGAGATTATGTGGAGTTATTTTGATACCATGAAGTGGGGCTTTTATAATAAGGAAAACAATACTCTTGTGGCTTCTGAAACCATGAAAAAATACGAACTCCCTATTCTCAAAATAGAAAAAATGTATTACGTCCTTGTATTTATACTCATGCTTGCAGGTTTATGCTTAACCCTCACACGGAAAAAAACAGGTACAGGCATTATGCTGATAGCTTCAATAATCTGCTGCTATTTTGCAGCTCATGCTTTGATTGAAATACAGGTCAGATACAGGTATTTTGCCATGATGCTTGTATTTGTTCTTGCAGCAAAGGGAAGTGAGCTGTTGATGACAGGTTTTTATGAATACAGAAAAAAATACAGACTGTCAGCCTGA
- a CDS encoding thymidylate synthase: protein MQQYLDLCKHILNNGIKKEDRTGTGTISTFGYQMRFDLQKGFPLLTTKKLHLKSIIHELLWFISGETNIKYLKENGVSIWDEWADENGDLGPVYGHQWRSWSTPDGRSIDQLKGVLEQIKNNPDSRRLIVSSWNVSDIEKMALPPCHCFYQFYVINGTLSCMLYQRSADVFIGVPFNIASYALFTMMIAQSCGLKAGEFVHTLGDAHIYLNHIEQVNLQLSRDTRALPKMNINPDVKDLFDFKYSDFTLTDYDPHPNIKGAVAV from the coding sequence ATGCAACAGTACCTAGATTTATGTAAACATATACTAAATAACGGTATTAAAAAGGAAGACAGAACAGGAACGGGAACTATAAGCACTTTTGGATACCAGATGAGATTTGATCTTCAAAAGGGATTTCCATTATTAACAACTAAAAAACTTCATTTAAAGTCAATAATACATGAACTGCTCTGGTTTATAAGCGGAGAAACAAACATAAAGTATTTAAAGGAAAACGGAGTTTCTATATGGGATGAGTGGGCAGATGAAAATGGCGACCTTGGCCCAGTATACGGACATCAATGGAGGTCTTGGAGTACACCGGACGGAAGAAGCATTGACCAGCTCAAGGGAGTTCTTGAGCAAATAAAGAACAATCCTGATTCCAGAAGATTAATAGTAAGCTCATGGAATGTATCAGATATAGAAAAAATGGCTTTGCCCCCATGTCATTGTTTTTATCAGTTTTATGTGATTAACGGGACACTTTCCTGTATGTTGTACCAGAGAAGTGCTGACGTTTTTATTGGTGTGCCCTTTAACATAGCATCATACGCATTGTTTACAATGATGATAGCTCAAAGCTGCGGACTCAAAGCCGGCGAATTTGTCCATACTCTGGGGGATGCGCACATTTATCTGAATCATATTGAACAGGTAAATCTGCAATTGAGCCGTGATACAAGGGCTTTGCCAAAAATGAATATTAATCCCGACGTAAAGGACTTATTTGACTTTAAATACAGTGATTTTACATTAACAGATTATGACCCACATCCAAATATTAAAGGAGCGGTGGCTGTATGA
- a CDS encoding dihydrofolate reductase, whose translation MISMIWAMGRNNALGCKNRMPWHIPADFAYFKRITMGKTVIMGRKTFDSLGKPLPGRKNIVITRATDYSPEGCTTVHSIKKAMEYIGEEEAFIIGGAEIYKEFLPSADRLYLTLIEKEFEADVFFPEIDYSQWKQISGELGTKDEKNPYEYKWLVYERIK comes from the coding sequence ATGATATCAATGATATGGGCTATGGGCCGTAACAATGCCCTTGGCTGTAAGAACAGAATGCCTTGGCACATACCGGCTGATTTTGCATACTTTAAAAGAATTACTATGGGAAAAACCGTCATTATGGGAAGAAAAACTTTTGACTCTCTGGGCAAACCCTTACCGGGCAGAAAAAACATAGTAATTACAAGAGCTACAGACTATAGTCCGGAGGGCTGTACTACGGTTCATTCAATAAAAAAAGCCATGGAGTACATAGGTGAAGAGGAAGCTTTTATAATTGGTGGAGCTGAAATATACAAAGAATTTCTTCCTAGTGCAGACAGACTGTATTTAACTCTGATAGAAAAAGAGTTTGAAGCAGATGTTTTTTTTCCTGAAATTGACTACAGCCAATGGAAACAGATATCAGGAGAGCTTGGCACCAAGGATGAAAAAAATCCATATGAATATAAGTGGCTTGTATATGAAAGAATAAAATAA
- the infC gene encoding translation initiation factor IF-3 produces the protein MINEDIRDKEVRLIDADGTMLGILAINEAQKLANSKNLDLVKIAPQGVPPVCKIMDYGKYMFELAKKEKEARKNQKIISIKEVRVSPSIEDHDFEFKVKNAYKFLKDGDKVKVSVKFRGREMHYTSIGNEILGKFEEAVKDVGTVEKRPKLEGKSMIMILNPKQ, from the coding sequence ATGATCAATGAGGATATAAGGGATAAAGAAGTTAGACTTATCGATGCTGATGGTACTATGCTTGGTATATTAGCAATTAACGAAGCCCAAAAACTTGCCAATTCAAAAAATCTTGACCTGGTAAAGATCGCTCCACAAGGAGTACCGCCTGTCTGTAAGATAATGGACTACGGTAAATATATGTTCGAGCTTGCCAAGAAAGAGAAAGAAGCAAGGAAAAATCAGAAGATCATAAGCATAAAGGAAGTTAGAGTTTCCCCTTCTATAGAAGACCATGATTTTGAATTCAAAGTTAAGAATGCATATAAGTTCTTAAAGGATGGAGATAAGGTCAAGGTTTCCGTTAAATTTAGGGGAAGAGAAATGCATTACACCTCAATAGGCAACGAAATTCTAGGCAAGTTTGAAGAAGCAGTAAAAGATGTTGGAACAGTTGAGAAAAGACCAAAACTTGAAGGCAAAAGTATGATAATGATACTTAATCCAAAGCAGTAG
- the rpmI gene encoding 50S ribosomal protein L35, which translates to MPKLKTHSASKKRFRVTATGKIKRGQAWRNHRLVSKSRKAKKHHRLGAYVSAAQEATIKKLIPYK; encoded by the coding sequence ATGCCAAAGTTAAAGACACATAGTGCATCTAAAAAGAGATTTAGAGTTACAGCTACAGGTAAGATCAAAAGAGGTCAGGCTTGGAGAAACCATAGACTTGTATCAAAGTCAAGAAAAGCTAAAAAGCATCATAGATTAGGTGCATACGTTTCAGCTGCACAAGAAGCTACTATCAAAAAACTTATTCCATATAAATAA
- the rplT gene encoding 50S ribosomal protein L20: MARVKGAVRTRARHKKILKLAKGYFGAKSKLYRMANQAVMKSLNYAFNDRRAKKRDFRKLWIARINAAARINGLSYSKFISGLKKSGIELNRKVLADLAVNDAAAFAKLAETAKAAK, translated from the coding sequence ATGGCAAGAGTTAAAGGTGCGGTTAGAACCCGTGCAAGACATAAAAAGATATTAAAGCTTGCAAAAGGATATTTTGGTGCAAAGAGCAAGCTCTACAGAATGGCAAACCAAGCCGTAATGAAATCTTTGAATTACGCTTTCAATGACAGAAGAGCTAAGAAGAGAGATTTCAGAAAGCTTTGGATCGCAAGAATAAATGCTGCTGCAAGAATTAACGGTTTATCATATAGCAAATTCATCAGCGGTTTGAAGAAGTCAGGAATAGAACTTAACAGAAAAGTTCTTGCTGATTTGGCAGTAAACGATGCGGCTGCATTTGCTAAGCTTGCTGAAACTGCAAAAGCTGCTAAATAA
- the dinB gene encoding DNA polymerase IV, producing the protein MDRVVFLVDMNAFFISCEMSRNSELAGKPAAVAGNPKTRTGIILAANYEARKFGVKTTMVIHQALKLCPDMLLVPPEHRYYEKKSMEVMEILARFSPIIEQNSIDEAWLDMSGTETLFGSPVEAAQQIMDAINDELGLWCSIGISQNKLLSKIASEIKKPMGITELWQKDIQTKLWPLKVTDLYGIGKQTGLKLSNLGIKTIGELANYNSQALVSFLGRQGLELQRMANGIDESAVTPHVSGEMKSIGRSTTLSSDITDIDEVKTTFIEMCEEVGYEARKNNKKGRTIQITIKYSDFKTITRQTSIEPTYLTKDIYETGFSVLNKNWNSLMPVRLIGISISGFENDSLSGQMSLFDTIEFCDSSSRKEEKLEKAIDSIRSRLGTNSIGRAIQIKNPKIK; encoded by the coding sequence ATGGACAGAGTAGTTTTTCTAGTGGATATGAACGCATTTTTTATAAGCTGTGAAATGTCCAGAAACTCTGAACTGGCAGGAAAACCCGCTGCTGTAGCGGGTAATCCCAAAACCAGAACCGGGATAATTCTTGCTGCAAACTATGAAGCAAGAAAATTTGGGGTTAAAACTACTATGGTTATTCATCAGGCTCTGAAGCTTTGCCCTGATATGTTGCTTGTTCCGCCGGAGCACAGGTACTATGAAAAAAAGTCCATGGAAGTTATGGAGATACTTGCAAGATTTTCTCCGATTATAGAACAAAACAGTATAGATGAAGCGTGGCTGGATATGTCCGGTACAGAGACACTCTTTGGAAGCCCTGTAGAAGCTGCACAACAGATAATGGATGCAATAAATGACGAGTTGGGCTTATGGTGTTCTATAGGAATTTCTCAAAACAAGCTTTTGTCAAAAATAGCATCTGAAATTAAGAAGCCAATGGGAATAACCGAACTCTGGCAGAAAGACATTCAAACTAAATTGTGGCCTTTAAAAGTAACCGACCTGTACGGAATAGGTAAACAGACTGGACTGAAGCTTAGCAATTTAGGGATAAAGACTATAGGTGAACTGGCAAACTATAATTCACAGGCTTTGGTCAGTTTCCTTGGCAGACAGGGGCTGGAGCTTCAAAGAATGGCAAACGGGATTGATGAGTCAGCAGTTACGCCTCATGTGTCAGGTGAAATGAAGTCCATCGGGCGATCAACGACACTTTCGTCAGATATAACAGATATTGATGAAGTGAAGACGACCTTTATTGAAATGTGCGAAGAAGTCGGCTACGAAGCCCGTAAAAACAATAAAAAGGGACGTACTATTCAAATAACCATAAAGTACTCGGATTTTAAGACAATAACAAGACAAACAAGCATAGAGCCTACTTATCTCACAAAAGACATATATGAGACAGGTTTCTCTGTCTTAAATAAAAACTGGAACAGTTTAATGCCTGTCCGTTTAATAGGAATAAGCATCAGTGGCTTTGAAAATGACAGCCTTTCAGGACAAATGTCACTATTTGATACAATTGAATTTTGTGACAGTTCATCCCGAAAAGAAGAAAAGCTTGAAAAAGCCATTGATTCAATAAGAAGTAGATTAGGAACAAACTCTATTGGCAGGGCCATACAAATTAAGAACCCTAAAATAAAGTAA
- a CDS encoding flagellar brake protein: MNANDIIIGTKLEIEIPEYIKSFPSQTSSYISQLLDVADEKNITIAAPMSEGRYKYLSAGLNIVVYFLSHRQELMHFNATVKKYKKLGYLEAFDALITSEFKKIQRRMNYRLNTVLECKYVTVDDQPLIGEKPEFKEIPSNELKNALTKNISGSGICLIMDNSFDSGMISDISIDLESMGQIRVLAQVIRSTSVENKKHEVGMNFIYISPQDLITLTKFIFKKQRLMLKNNPISKK, from the coding sequence ATGAATGCAAACGACATTATAATCGGGACCAAATTAGAAATTGAAATACCAGAGTACATAAAAAGTTTTCCCTCACAGACATCCAGCTATATCAGCCAGTTGCTGGATGTGGCAGACGAAAAAAACATAACTATTGCTGCACCAATGAGTGAGGGTCGTTACAAGTATCTTTCTGCCGGGCTGAACATTGTTGTGTACTTTTTAAGTCACAGACAAGAACTGATGCACTTTAATGCCACTGTAAAAAAATATAAAAAATTAGGATATTTGGAAGCCTTTGATGCGTTAATAACCAGTGAATTTAAAAAAATACAAAGAAGAATGAACTACAGACTCAATACTGTTTTGGAATGTAAATATGTTACTGTTGATGACCAGCCCTTAATCGGGGAAAAGCCGGAATTTAAAGAAATACCTTCAAATGAGTTAAAGAATGCATTAACCAAAAACATCAGCGGAAGCGGTATATGCCTGATTATGGATAATTCCTTTGACTCCGGCATGATATCGGATATTTCCATCGACCTTGAAAGTATGGGACAAATACGGGTGCTGGCACAGGTGATCCGTTCAACAAGTGTGGAAAACAAGAAGCACGAAGTGGGTATGAATTTTATTTATATCTCTCCTCAGGATTTAATTACGCTCACTAAGTTCATTTTTAAAAAACAGAGGCTTATGCTGAAAAACAATCCTATATCAAAAAAATAA
- a CDS encoding lysophospholipid acyltransferase family protein has protein sequence MKRYFTGNKYETTENKRNIFDKLFLNSRWYFVYGYGKVVLKGRNLAVKNKYDTEEWADSSYTIVECIEKSGGRLFIDGMDNITKHDGPVVFVSNHMSTLETFVFPCIIAPLKEVTYVVKDSLVTMPIFGPIMRSRNPIVVSRKNSRQDLLNVINKGKEILAEGRSIVLFPEGTRQEQFSPEKFNSLGIKLAKEAGVPVIPVAIKTDFWGNGKLIKDIGPIHRKEPVCMSFGEPITITGNGKAEHKQIIEFITEKTNEFKSIKI, from the coding sequence ATGAAGAGATATTTTACAGGCAACAAATATGAAACTACAGAAAATAAGCGAAATATATTTGACAAGCTTTTTCTCAATTCGAGATGGTATTTTGTTTACGGCTATGGAAAAGTAGTTTTAAAAGGAAGAAACCTTGCTGTAAAGAATAAATATGATACAGAAGAGTGGGCGGATTCCAGCTATACTATAGTTGAATGTATTGAAAAGAGCGGTGGTAGACTTTTTATTGATGGTATGGATAATATTACAAAGCATGATGGGCCTGTTGTGTTTGTAAGTAACCACATGAGCACATTGGAAACTTTTGTATTTCCTTGTATAATTGCACCGTTGAAGGAAGTTACCTATGTTGTAAAGGATTCTCTTGTAACAATGCCAATATTCGGGCCTATTATGAGAAGCAGAAACCCTATAGTCGTTTCCAGAAAGAACTCAAGACAGGATTTACTAAATGTTATAAACAAGGGCAAGGAAATATTGGCTGAGGGAAGGTCCATTGTTTTATTTCCTGAAGGAACAAGACAGGAGCAATTCAGTCCTGAAAAGTTTAATTCACTGGGTATAAAGCTTGCAAAAGAGGCAGGCGTACCAGTAATACCTGTTGCAATAAAAACTGATTTTTGGGGAAATGGCAAGCTTATAAAGGATATTGGACCAATCCATAGAAAAGAACCCGTATGTATGTCTTTTGGCGAACCCATAACCATAACGGGGAACGGTAAGGCAGAACATAAGCAGATAATAGAGTTTATTACTGAAAAAACGAATGAATTTAAAAGCATCAAAATTTGA
- a CDS encoding ATP-binding cassette domain-containing protein, translating to MLELIRISKTYHVGNVDTIALSEISVCFRKKEFVAILGTSGSGKTTFLNILGGLDRYDSGEMSIRGKNTSQFTEKEWDAYRNNSIGFVFQSYNLINHLSIIDNVELGMTLSGIPQEEKRKKSLEVLNKVGLKEHLHKKPNQLSGGQMQRVAIARALSNDPEILLCDEPTGALDSETSIQIMDLIKNISQNRLVIMVTHNPAIAEKYADRIINFKDGKIISDSNPCEPLQSSAGFHLKKTSMSFFTALKLSFNNIKTKKWRAFLTSLASSIGIIGIAVILSLSAGFKKQIDKFQSDALAEFPIILTQTPSHMNSENIKSFKSETKKTSTGNAEYAASDKVYLYDSSKSIFNHRNIFTEEYLEYIGKINPKICSSIGYARIVGINLVRKINGKASPVSLFNPLEALKEKANTSSMEGVGLSSYPQQLKKDDQSYLSKNYELMAGKYPDKPTDMVLVVDSKNRINYTILKGLGFLTDNKKSINFDDIVGTEFKIISNNDYYVKTEFGTYLPGDNYEAMYSSKKSIPVTITGVVRKKQTVKIGILAPGIAYSDKLTQLVINSSKDSDIVKEQTDSSKNVITMQNMDKTEKSMFLAYLGGTASPFMIMVYPDNFSDKDAVTAYLDAYNEGKSLDNKIFYTDLAGTMSQMTGGIMRGITIVLLAFASISLVVSLIMISIITYTSVLERTKEIGILRSLGARKKDISRVFDAETCIIGVFSGILGIVIAYLLTIPINKIIYNMTELKGVAQLQILHALLLVLLSTVLTIIGGHIPAKMASRKDAVEALRSE from the coding sequence ATGCTGGAATTAATTAGAATCAGTAAAACCTATCATGTGGGAAATGTGGACACTATAGCACTGTCAGAAATAAGTGTGTGCTTTCGGAAAAAAGAGTTCGTTGCAATTTTGGGCACAAGCGGGTCAGGCAAAACAACTTTTTTAAATATTCTCGGAGGACTGGACAGATACGATTCAGGTGAAATGAGTATAAGGGGTAAAAACACATCCCAATTTACGGAAAAAGAATGGGACGCATACCGAAACAATTCCATAGGCTTTGTATTTCAGAGCTACAACCTGATTAACCATCTGAGTATTATTGATAATGTGGAACTGGGTATGACCTTAAGTGGAATTCCCCAGGAAGAAAAAAGGAAAAAATCTCTGGAGGTATTGAATAAAGTTGGCCTCAAGGAACATCTTCATAAAAAGCCAAACCAACTGTCAGGTGGTCAAATGCAGCGTGTGGCAATTGCCCGAGCGCTTTCCAATGACCCTGAAATTCTTTTATGCGATGAGCCTACAGGCGCTTTAGATTCAGAAACAAGTATTCAAATTATGGACTTAATAAAAAATATATCTCAAAATCGTCTGGTTATTATGGTAACGCACAATCCTGCTATTGCTGAAAAATACGCCGACAGAATCATTAATTTTAAAGACGGTAAAATTATTTCCGACAGTAATCCCTGTGAGCCTCTTCAATCGTCAGCCGGATTTCACCTAAAAAAAACCAGCATGAGCTTTTTTACGGCCCTTAAACTGTCATTTAACAATATTAAAACAAAAAAGTGGAGAGCTTTTCTTACCTCATTGGCTTCAAGTATTGGAATAATTGGTATAGCGGTTATTCTGAGCCTGTCTGCAGGTTTCAAGAAACAGATTGACAAATTTCAGAGTGATGCCCTCGCTGAATTTCCCATAATACTGACGCAAACTCCCTCTCATATGAATTCGGAAAATATAAAATCATTCAAAAGTGAAACAAAGAAAACAAGTACCGGAAATGCTGAATATGCTGCTTCAGACAAGGTATACTTGTATGATTCGTCAAAAAGCATATTTAATCATAGAAATATTTTTACCGAGGAATATCTGGAATATATCGGTAAAATTAATCCTAAAATTTGTAGCAGTATAGGCTATGCCCGAATAGTAGGAATTAATCTGGTGCGTAAAATTAACGGAAAAGCCTCCCCCGTGTCGTTGTTTAACCCTCTGGAAGCCCTGAAGGAAAAAGCAAACACGTCCAGTATGGAAGGAGTTGGCCTTTCGTCTTATCCACAGCAGTTAAAAAAAGATGACCAGTCATATCTTTCGAAAAATTATGAGCTTATGGCAGGTAAATATCCCGACAAGCCTACTGATATGGTACTTGTAGTAGATTCTAAAAACCGTATAAACTATACTATACTAAAAGGTCTGGGCTTTCTAACCGACAATAAAAAATCTATTAATTTTGATGACATTGTAGGTACCGAGTTTAAGATAATATCAAACAATGATTATTATGTTAAAACCGAGTTCGGCACATATCTTCCGGGCGATAATTATGAAGCCATGTATTCTTCTAAAAAAAGTATTCCCGTTACTATTACAGGGGTAGTAAGAAAGAAGCAAACCGTTAAAATCGGAATTCTTGCTCCCGGTATTGCTTACAGTGATAAACTGACCCAGTTGGTAATTAACAGCTCTAAAGATTCCGACATCGTAAAAGAGCAGACGGACAGCAGTAAAAATGTCATTACCATGCAGAATATGGATAAAACCGAAAAATCTATGTTCCTAGCATATCTGGGCGGAACTGCCTCCCCATTTATGATAATGGTTTATCCGGACAATTTCAGTGATAAGGATGCTGTTACGGCTTATCTGGATGCATATAATGAAGGCAAGTCTCTCGATAATAAAATATTTTATACCGACCTTGCCGGAACTATGTCTCAGATGACAGGAGGAATTATGCGCGGTATTACTATCGTGCTTTTAGCGTTTGCTTCAATTTCTCTTGTGGTAAGCCTGATTATGATAAGTATTATCACTTACACTTCAGTACTGGAACGTACAAAGGAAATAGGCATACTGCGTTCGCTTGGTGCAAGGAAAAAGGATATTTCCCGGGTATTTGATGCCGAAACCTGCATTATAGGTGTATTCTCAGGCATACTTGGTATAGTAATTGCATATTTATTAACGATACCTATAAATAAGATTATATATAATATGACAGAGCTCAAAGGTGTGGCCCAGCTGCAAATACTTCATGCATTACTGCTTGTCCTACTAAGTACAGTTCTTACTATAATTGGTGGTCATATTCCTGCCAAAATGGCTTCCAGAAAGGATGCTGTTGAAGCACTAAGGAGTGAGTAA